CGTATCGATTCCGCGGTCCGCAAGCCAGTACCGCAAAGAGTTTCGGAGTGCCCGTGGTGACCCGGAGTGTTCGATCTCGTCAGTCCGAAATCCTCCTGCCTCGAAAAACGACTGGAGTGCCTCTGGTGGCCAGTTGAAGACGTGCCGGGGAACTTCTCGTTCACACCAGTACTCGCCGAACACGCGTGCCGCGATCGACGCTGGATTGGGTACTTCGATCACGACGGACCCGTTCGGTCTGAGAATCCGATGGACTTCCTGTCGGTATCCGATCGGGTCGGCGACGTGTTCGAAGGAGTGTTCGAAACAGACCACATCGAAGGCATCGTCAGGATAGGAGCAATCGGGGAGTCGTCCGATGTCGATGTCGTAGCCTCGGTCTGCCGCCACACGAGCGGCATCGCTAGACACGTCACACCCGGTCACGTCATACCCGAGTTCGTCGAGGTCTGCGAGCAGTTCACCACTGCCACAGCCGACGTCGAGGACGGTTCCACTTTCGGCGATCTGATTGACGAACTCACTCAGATCGTCGAATCCCACCGCCTGATCGATCGTCGAGAGGAAGCGCCCGTACACGCGTTGGAGCCCTGACTGGGATGCTGACTGGTGGCTGTGTGGCGTGTACGTCGAGGGATAGAACTCATCCAGGTCTGCATCGCCGATCAGGGTCCGCTCCAGCCCGCAGATCTCACATTTCAGCACTTCGAAGCGGTCGTCCGGTGTCGTGTCGTACCGACGGTCGAGTGCAGTAGTGAATTCATCCATCTCGACAGAACAGACCGGACAGGTCGGAGCCTTGGGGGTGTCCATCTGTGACAGTAATCACCCTGGTCAAATATATCCCATTGCATCGAGGCGCTCCTCAGTCGCACGATCGACGCCTCGGTGCTCGCGACCGGTCGTATCGAGCGCTCGGTCGGTGATCCGATCGACGACCGATGCCGAATCGCCTCCAACGATACCGTCGTCACTCTGGTACGTATATGACCCAGAGTGGTCGACGTATCCAGCCAGTCCCTCGTCGTACCGGTCGACCGTCTCTACTGCAACTCCTGCATCGAGCAGGGTGTTCCGTCTGGCGGGCAACAAGCCGTGATATTCGGTGTAGTGGCCCCCGGATGCGTCGTCGGTCGGTATGCTCTCCCGATCGTTTCCCGAGAGTAGTCGAACTAGCCCGTTCACGTCCCGGAGGGAGATCGGCTCCGGAACACGCTCGTCCATCCCAGAGACGACGAGCGGAATCTGCGTCAACTCCGGATAGAGCCCGTATTCGTGGGCCCAATGTCCGTATTCTCCGAGGAGTTCCCCGTGATCGCTAGTAGTAATGACGTATTCGAACTCCCGATCGAGCAGATCGAACATCTGCCGATAGCTCTCGCTCAGGTACTCGACGGCATCGTAATAGGCAGTTCGGTGGGCTTCGACCGACGGATCACCCGTTAGGGCGTCCACGAGGCCTGTGACCGAGGCGACCGTGCCGCGTTCCTGGTTCACTGGTGTATCGTACGGAGAGTGTGTTGTCGTGACGTTCACGAAGAGAAATTCGCCCGAGGAATCGAATGAGAGTCTTTCGAGACATTTGATCGCCCCGACGATGTCGCTTTCGACCCGATTGGGACCGAGCGGGCCGTCCGCATCAAGGGCCAGCCGTCCGCCACGCGCCAGGGTCCTGATGGTCGACTCCTCGGCGGTAATCGCCTCCCGGACTGCCCAGGCGTACCGGCCTGGGCCAGGGTCGTGTTCGTACAGGAACGCCCGCCAGTCGAATGCGTTTCGGGGACGGAACCGATTATCGAATCCCAGTTGGCGGGCGTGCAGAATAGTTAGCACGGCTCTACTGGCTGATCAGTGATTCTGGAGGATCGATAGGAACTCTCTCGGAGATGAGGCAGGGACAGTGAGATGTGTCAACCACTACCCTGCCACACCAAGGTACGATCACAGAGGTCTTGAAATCACTGGAAACCGAGATAACAGCACTGTTCGAACATCTTGATCTCCAGTTTCTCTATAAATTCCCCGTGTTCGCCCCCGATCCGCGGGGGCGAACGCGGGATTTCCATCCACCTGAACTGTTTCGAGGATTGCTTCACTGCTTCTACAACAGCATCTACGAACCAGAAGCGATGGCGCAAGAACTCACCAACGATGATGTCTGGCGTGTCTGTGAGTTCAAGCGACCGCCGTCACGGCGGACGATTGGCCGGTTTATCGACGATCTTTCTGGTGTCGTTGAGGAAGTCTTCTCACGAATTCTTCAGCAGGTGCTTGTTCGGGTTGAGCTGGGTTCTTGCTTCCGGATTGACGGCACCGATGTCCGGGCGCCTCGCCCGGACGAGGATGCCTCGTGGAACTACGACAGTACAGCTGAGGAGACGTACTACGGCTACGGTTGCTGTCTTGTGACGACCGACAACAACATCCCGATTGCCGCAGAGTTCACAGATGAGAAATCCGTGGACAAAGAGACGGCGAGGCGCATCACACAGGATCGTTACTTCCCGAACGAGTCGAGAGGATGCTGCCTGAACGCCGCGAAACAATCACTTTCTGTATGATTTGGCGGTCAGTCTCGGCTGCTACCGCTGCGTAGATCAAGACAAGTCTAATTCACCACTCCAAACAGACGATCTCACCCGGACTTCGACGGTCTCTGCCGACAGCTGGTGCTCACCGCCCAACGAATAGGCTGTGGGCTGACCCCAGTCAGCCCGCTGCCGTTGCCTGTGACGCTGGCACACCAACCCCGTTCGCTTTGATCTTCCACCGGCGGTGTAACTCCTCTTCCAGTTCGTGCCGAATCCAGTCACAGAACGTCTTGAACGTGAACTCCTCGGGCAGGTCGCGCCCGCCCCGCCGCGGGCGGGCGACGACCGCCCACCTCAGCACGAGCCACAGGTTCTCCAGCAGTGCCGCGACGAGCATAATCGCAAACCGCACGATTGGATCACGTGTCGTCGTGATCCCGCGTGCTTGCCGCAGCAAGCGATAGGTTGTTTCAATGCCTGACCGCTTCCTGTAGAGGCGTTCGACCTGCTTGGCCGAGCGATCAGTAACGCCGCACGCGACGTAGCCACGGACAACCTCACCGTGCTTGCCGCGATCACCGTTTTGGTAGGAGACAGCGACCGCGAGCGGGAAGCGCAGTTCCCGCTCGCTGTCTTTGTACATACGATAGGTCGTCATGTACGACTTGTGGACGTCGAGTTTGTCCTTCATGCGTTCGCCCTTCTTGGGCACGTGAACGACCGTTGCGGCGATATCACGAGCACGGCGGATGACGCGTTCGTTGTAGAATCCGCTGTCGGCAAGCAGCAGGTCGATCTCGAAGGGGTAGTTCTCGACGCGGGCGAGCACGCGCTCGACCGCGTCAGCCTCATCTTCGTCACTGCGGACATACGTCATCGCCAGCGTCACCGGCTTCTTGTTGGAGACGACGTAGGCCGTGCAATAGCGGTGGCAGGTAGTTGTCCCGTCCTTGGGAGCCATCGAGCAGAGTTCGCCGTCGTCGGCGTAGTGCTCGCCATGATAGGGGTTATCGATGAAGTCGATGGAGACGATTCTCGACCGGTCAGGGTCGAGAATCGTCATGGCGAGGCGTCCGAGCAGACGGTTAGCGACGAACTCGAGCCACGCTCGGTCGAGCGTATGGAGCCATGTGAAGACAGTGTCGTCACACGGCGTTCCGTTGGTGTCGTTGCAGGTTTCCCAGATTGAGGTCTGGTTGACGCAAGCCAAGATGACGACGAGCCAGATGTCGCCGGGGTCGAGGGGGCTCCCCTCGACACCCGGCAACGGGAGTGGAGTAATGACTTCTTCCGCTACGTCTTTCACGTCCGATGCCGAAAGGTAACCGTCTGGATCGGGGATCTTGAACACATCCAGATCCAGACACTTTCTCGTTGTTAACTCGGCGATTCAATTCCGCTGATTACGCCGGTTGGGAAGTACCGAGGATGCGCTCGCCGTCAAACTGCCAGTCACGTTCGTTGGTGACGCAGAGTTCGATATGTTGGACTGGCACGACGACCTGATTGAAGCAGGTGTCGTGCCAGTGGTTCCGTACAATCCACGGAACACAAATGATCCACCGGATATCGAGTACCGCATCCAGAAACGAATCAAGGAGCATAGCGACACTGTCCGCGTCTGGGAAAAGCAGCTTGAGGATACCTACGATAACCGGTCACAGGTCGAAACAGCAATTGGCGTGTGCAAGGATCTCGGCCTCGGGACTCCGAAAGTCCGAGGCCGAGAACGGGCAAAAACTCACGTCTTCGTCGCTCTCTGTCTCCGTTTGGCTGTTGTCATCGCTAACCACGAACGAGGAGGTGACATCGCAAGTCCGATTGTTGAGCTATGAGAACCCTTCTGCACGCCCGCCATCCCAGTTCGTAAAATTCGTCGAACCCACGATCGAAGTCGAACGCGCTCGACACGTGGACGTTGGCACTGATTCCTCGCGTCCGGTACTCCTCGGCCTGGAGACTCTCGGCGAGTGTCGGTGCATCGTGATCGAGCACTTTCCGTTTGGCATGCGTCTCGACTGTCGATGGGTACTCCCCGGTGAACAGACTCGCGTGGGCGGGGACGGTCCAGTTCGACGTCGACCAGGCTTGCTCGTACCGTGTCCCCGGGAGCCAATCGAAGTACTCGTCGAAGGCGTCCTTGCGAAGGGTATCGAGGACGACGATGGCGATATTGGGTCCAGCGCTCGACGTCATCGATCCGTGAGTGAGGACTGCTTGATCACCTGGGCGATCTCTTTGCGCTGGTCTCGCTCGCGGACCGGCCGTTCGGCGGGATCGCTCCCCGGCGCGAAGATATCCCGACGAACGTCACCGTCGATCGCGTCGGCTACTGGCAGGCCCATCGCGTGCAACACCGTCGGAGCCACGTCGAAGATCTCCAGGTCGGCCGACGCTCCGGCTTGAACGTCAGGGCCCGACGCGATAAATATGCCGGGCTTGGCGTGAACACTCCAGCGGCCTTCCAGGTCGGTCGTGTTCCAGCAGTCGGACGCATACGCGGGACTCACGAAGCCATCGTCTCTGGGCAACAACAATATGTCGGGTACCTCGTCGTCGTCGCGTGGCGGTGAATTCGACTCGTAGAGTTCTTCGGGTCGATACGCGTCGACGAGCACCGGATCGCCGGTTTCGGGCGAGGTGATCGAGCACAGTTGCTCCATCAGGTCCGTGCGGAAGGTCTCGTACCGCGATCCCAGCCGGTCGGCATTGAGGAAAATCCCTCCGCCGTACATGACCGCATCGCTATCGTCCCAGACGATTCGCTCTGAGAGCTGATCAACGCCGATCTCACCGCGAGGGTTGGGGACTTTCCGACGGGTCTCGTCGGGGACGACCGTTCGCACGACCCCCATCAAGTGGAGGCGGTCGAGCCATGATGCCAGTGTCTGTGTGTCGAGTGATAGCTTCTCGAACAGCCCCGACGCCCCACCGGCTTCGAGGGTAAGGTGTCCTTCGCGTTCGAGCCACCGATTCAAATAGAAGATTCCGGTGTCGAGACTCTCGAAGCCGTGATCGGAGACGACAAAGACGTTCGTGTCGTCGATTCGATCGAGGAGTTTGCCCAGTTCACGATCGACGTACTCCCACATCTCGTGGAGAATCTCCGGCTGATTCCAGAAGAAATGCTGGTAGGTATCGGTGTAGTACATCGTCAACTGCAGGAAATCAAGATCGAGTTCGTCGACGGCGAACGTCGCGAGATCAAACCGGCTCTGCATGATCGAGCGGATCTGCTCGCGGGCGTCAGTTGTGTCGTCGGCGAGCAGTTCCGTGTGGACAGGAAATTCGACTTCCGGCCGATAGTCAAACTCGCGCTGCAGGCCCCCCTTAAGCTCAGGCGGGTAGACCCAGTCCTCGCCGCCAATGACGTAGCCCGCCGTCATGAATCCATTGATCTCAGAGGCGGGATAGGTGGTCGGCATGTTGATCGAGGCGGCAGTTCGGCCCGCTTCGGAAACGTAGTTCCAGATTTCGGGAGCCGACGTCGACGCGGGTTCGAGGTCACCCTCCTGAAAGCTGAGGAAGCTGTGAAACCCAAGTTTCGTCGGGTGCTGGCCGGTCGAGTAACACTTCCAGGCAGGGTACGTCGCCGGCGGGACTGTCGAGTCGAGCGTGCCCGACACGCCGTTCTCGATGAGTCCGGCGAGCGTGGGGAGTCGTCCCTCCTCGATGAGACCCGAGAGAACGTTGTACGTCGCCCCATCGAGACCGATTACGAGCGCGTCCATCGGTTTCGAGTTTCTGTTACGAGAGTCAAAAACGTTCGTATCTCACTCTAGGTAGCCCAGGTCTCGGAGTTTGTCCATCACTTCGTCCTGATCGCCCGCGGTCGCGTCCGCCCGTCCCTCGAACTGGTCGAGGATTTCACTCAGTGCAAATGTGGCGTACTCGTCGACTGAGTCGAAGGACTCGGGATCGCGATGGTCATCGATACGATCGTGGAGATCGTCCGGGATCGTGACTGTCGCCATGATTGAGTGCGCTCTCTCAAGCGGCAAATCCGTTTCGATCGCCGCCCCCGGCCGTTTCGACCCGTCACCGCACTGCCTCGACGTAGTCCGCGACGCCGTCGGCGAACAACTCTTGGACGCGGACGTCCGCTAACGCCTCGGAGAGGATCGTCCGTCGTCGCTTTTTTAGGATCGAGGGGTGGACGCGATGGTCGCCAGCGGCGAACGCGTACAGCGAGAGGTGATACTCCGTGGGATCGAGTTCCATGTCCGTCCCGGTCGCGATGCGGGCGGTCGCGTCGTCGGTCGCCAGCGTCCGCATCTTGGCGGTCCGGCCGCCGTTCAGGACGAACACGCGACCGATCGGGGCGCGATCGACCACGCTCTCGGCGACTGCCTCGGGGGGCAGATTCTCCGAGAGGTCGATCGAGAACGTGTGTAACAGTGCCGCTGAGAGCAGTTCCGAACGCCCGATCAAGCGCTTAAGCCGGACGCGCCGTCGAGCCCCTGCGGGAAGTTGGGTATCCTCAACGGCCGTTCCGGGG
This window of the Halapricum desulfuricans genome carries:
- a CDS encoding alkaline phosphatase family protein, whose amino-acid sequence is MDALVIGLDGATYNVLSGLIEEGRLPTLAGLIENGVSGTLDSTVPPATYPAWKCYSTGQHPTKLGFHSFLSFQEGDLEPASTSAPEIWNYVSEAGRTAASINMPTTYPASEINGFMTAGYVIGGEDWVYPPELKGGLQREFDYRPEVEFPVHTELLADDTTDAREQIRSIMQSRFDLATFAVDELDLDFLQLTMYYTDTYQHFFWNQPEILHEMWEYVDRELGKLLDRIDDTNVFVVSDHGFESLDTGIFYLNRWLEREGHLTLEAGGASGLFEKLSLDTQTLASWLDRLHLMGVVRTVVPDETRRKVPNPRGEIGVDQLSERIVWDDSDAVMYGGGIFLNADRLGSRYETFRTDLMEQLCSITSPETGDPVLVDAYRPEELYESNSPPRDDDEVPDILLLPRDDGFVSPAYASDCWNTTDLEGRWSVHAKPGIFIASGPDVQAGASADLEIFDVAPTVLHAMGLPVADAIDGDVRRDIFAPGSDPAERPVRERDQRKEIAQVIKQSSLTDR
- a CDS encoding class I SAM-dependent methyltransferase, whose amino-acid sequence is MDTPKAPTCPVCSVEMDEFTTALDRRYDTTPDDRFEVLKCEICGLERTLIGDADLDEFYPSTYTPHSHQSASQSGLQRVYGRFLSTIDQAVGFDDLSEFVNQIAESGTVLDVGCGSGELLADLDELGYDVTGCDVSSDAARVAADRGYDIDIGRLPDCSYPDDAFDVVCFEHSFEHVADPIGYRQEVHRILRPNGSVVIEVPNPASIAARVFGEYWCEREVPRHVFNWPPEALQSFFEAGGFRTDEIEHSGSPRALRNSLRYWLADRGIDTPRVDLLDPVLMWPTALTAIVNGGERYRVAFSATE
- a CDS encoding transposase gives rise to the protein MSTTTLPHQGTITEVLKSLETEITALFEHLDLQFLYKFPVFAPDPRGRTRDFHPPELFRGLLHCFYNSIYEPEAMAQELTNDDVWRVCEFKRPPSRRTIGRFIDDLSGVVEEVFSRILQQVLVRVELGSCFRIDGTDVRAPRPDEDASWNYDSTAEETYYGYGCCLVTTDNNIPIAAEFTDEKSVDKETARRITQDRYFPNESRGCCLNAAKQSLSV
- a CDS encoding CopG family transcriptional regulator, which encodes MATVTIPDDLHDRIDDHRDPESFDSVDEYATFALSEILDQFEGRADATAGDQDEVMDKLRDLGYLE
- a CDS encoding transposase, whose amino-acid sequence is MGSTEDALAVKLPVTFVGDAEFDMLDWHDDLIEAGVVPVVPYNPRNTNDPPDIEYRIQKRIKEHSDTVRVWEKQLEDTYDNRSQVETAIGVCKDLGLGTPKVRGRERAKTHVFVALCLRLAVVIANHERGGDIASPIVEL
- a CDS encoding sulfatase-like hydrolase/transferase, yielding MTSSAGPNIAIVVLDTLRKDAFDEYFDWLPGTRYEQAWSTSNWTVPAHASLFTGEYPSTVETHAKRKVLDHDAPTLAESLQAEEYRTRGISANVHVSSAFDFDRGFDEFYELGWRACRRVLIAQQSDLRCHLLVRG
- a CDS encoding ISH3 family transposase, yielding MFKIPDPDGYLSASDVKDVAEEVITPLPLPGVEGSPLDPGDIWLVVILACVNQTSIWETCNDTNGTPCDDTVFTWLHTLDRAWLEFVANRLLGRLAMTILDPDRSRIVSIDFIDNPYHGEHYADDGELCSMAPKDGTTTCHRYCTAYVVSNKKPVTLAMTYVRSDEDEADAVERVLARVENYPFEIDLLLADSGFYNERVIRRARDIAATVVHVPKKGERMKDKLDVHKSYMTTYRMYKDSERELRFPLAVAVSYQNGDRGKHGEVVRGYVACGVTDRSAKQVERLYRKRSGIETTYRLLRQARGITTTRDPIVRFAIMLVAALLENLWLVLRWAVVARPRRGGRDLPEEFTFKTFCDWIRHELEEELHRRWKIKANGVGVPASQATAAG
- a CDS encoding sulfatase-like hydrolase/transferase; this translates as MLTILHARQLGFDNRFRPRNAFDWRAFLYEHDPGPGRYAWAVREAITAEESTIRTLARGGRLALDADGPLGPNRVESDIVGAIKCLERLSFDSSGEFLFVNVTTTHSPYDTPVNQERGTVASVTGLVDALTGDPSVEAHRTAYYDAVEYLSESYRQMFDLLDREFEYVITTSDHGELLGEYGHWAHEYGLYPELTQIPLVVSGMDERVPEPISLRDVNGLVRLLSGNDRESIPTDDASGGHYTEYHGLLPARRNTLLDAGVAVETVDRYDEGLAGYVDHSGSYTYQSDDGIVGGDSASVVDRITDRALDTTGREHRGVDRATEERLDAMGYI